A genomic region of Raphanus sativus cultivar WK10039 chromosome 6, ASM80110v3, whole genome shotgun sequence contains the following coding sequences:
- the LOC108834453 gene encoding uncharacterized protein LOC108834453 isoform X1 translates to MQVSWRLKDASLDAAGGSKVHGRWKRVKLDGSSLDVAVMNSATSKDPKILNKEKVNEMEQANMGHRHISWKHVWSNFCVFRVITRSCLTTMLFFRMSESGTSLSMNTDLICSICDEEGSGKTLEEEEASSILFTPQDLLDSSGRLSTKHSYVAQHLIDVGMFINEQVMILFTIPISILKNQKT, encoded by the exons ATGCAAGTCTCGTGGCGGCTGAAGGATGCAAGTCTCGATGCGGCTGGAGGAAGCAAAGTTCATGGCCGTTGGAAGAGGGTCAAGCTCGACGGCTCCTCCTTGG ATGTGGCGGTTATGAATTCAGCTACTTCGAAGGATCCGAAGATTTTGAACAAGGAGAAAGTTAATGAGATGGAGCAAGCAAACATGGGTCATCGCCACATTTCTTG GAAGCATGTATGGTCAAACTTCTGTGTCTTTCGTGTAATAACGAGAAGTTGCTTGACGACGATGCTGTTCTTTAGGATGTCGGAGTCCGGAACAAGTCTCAG CATGAATACAGATCTCATTTGTTCCATATGTGACGAAGAAGGGTCCGGGAAGACACTCGAAGAGGAAGAAGCATCATCTATTTTGTTCACTCCACAAGATTTGTTAGATAGTAGCGGTAGGTTGTCGACCAAACATAGTTATGTCGCTCAACACTTGATTGATGTCGGGATGTTCATCAACGAACAGGTAATGATTCTATTTACTATTCCTATTTCCATATTGAAGAATCAAAAAACATGA
- the LOC108833016 gene encoding uncharacterized protein LOC108833016, which yields MMRPSLYKCKAFPIPKTRSQKMGSQQRSLAFISLAFLFITCSSAEFLIQQVTQGTGTENNSSYSLEANLGVTRVLRDERPSSKIVTIAGYSVIKGRGEPYESSVFEAAGYKWRLVLYVVGNANDGGAGYISLYARIEETESLPSGWEVNVDLKLFYHNPKLNKYLIVTDGAVKRYNAGKKEWGFGQLIALSTFENTNEGYIVQDTCSFGAEILIVKPALVQEKVTFISNPPDNVFTWKILRFSNLEDKFYYSADFLVGDRYWRLGFNPKGDGGGRPYALPIFLFAQGFGPNAVATNTWGAVNLQLKNQRSTNHRQIYSAAWYPIRSDYGVGVNNIILLADLNDASKGYLVNDAIIFEAEMVKVSVTNIVSV from the exons ATGATGCGTCCGTCTCTATATAAATGTAAAGCCTTCCCCATACCAAAAACCAGATCACAGAAAATGGGTAGTCAACAAAGGAGTTTAGCTTTCATTTCTCTAGCTTTTCTCTTCATCACTTGCTCTTCTGCTGAGTTCCTGATTCAACAGGTTACGCAAGGGACAGGGACTGAGAACAACAGTTCTTACAGCCTCGAAGCAAATCTTG GAGTGACAAGAGTGTTGAGAGACGAGCGACCATCGAGTAAGATAGTGACAATAGCCGGCTACTCCGTGATTAAGGGAAGAGGCGAGCCCTACGAGTCCTCTGTTTTCGAAGCTGCTGGTTACAAATG GAGATTAGTTTTGTACGTGGTTGGTAATGCTAACGATGGTGGAGCTGGCTATATATCCCTTTACGCGAGAATCGAAGAGACTGAATCTCTTCCCAGTGGCTGGGAAGTCAATGTTGATCTTAAACTCTTTTACCACAATCCAAAGCTGAACAAGTACTTGATCGTCACAG ATGGAGCAGTGAAGCGATATAACGCAGGGAAAAAAGAGTGGGGATTCGGACAATTGATTGCTCTTTCAACATTCGAGAACACCAACGAAGGGTACATTGTGCAAGACACTTGTTCTTTTGGTGCAGAAATTCTCATCGTTAAACCAGCCCTGGTACAAGAGAAAGTCACATTCATATCAAACCCTCCAGACAATGTGTTTACTTGGAAGATACTTCGTTTCTCCAACTTGGAAGATAAATTCTACTATTCTGCCGATTTTCTCGTTGGAGACAGATACTG GAGATTAGGGTTTAACCCGAAAGGAGACGGAGGAGGAAGACCATATGCACTTCCAATCTTCTTATTTGCTCAAGGCTTTGGGCCAAACGCAGTCGCTACAAACACTTGGGGAGCGGTTAATCTGCAGTTAAAGAATCAGCGAAGCACCAACCATAGACAAATATATT cTGCAGCTTGGTACCCTATTCGAAGCGATTATGGTGTGGGAGTAAACAATATCATATTGTTAGCAGATTTAAACGATGCATCCAAAGGGTATTTGGTGAATGATGCTATTATCTTTGAAGCTGAAATGGTTAAGGTCTCTGTGACCAACATCGTCTCTGTTTAA
- the LOC108834453 gene encoding uncharacterized protein LOC108834453 isoform X2 codes for MQVSWRLKDASLDAAGGSKVHGRWKRVKLDGSSLDVAVMNSATSKDPKILNKEKVNEMEQANMGHRHISWKHVWSNFCVFRVITRSCLTTMLFFRMSESGTSLSMNTDLICSICDEEGSGKTLEEEEASSILFTPQDLLDSSGRLSTKHSYVAQHLIDVGMFINEQGTVIT; via the exons ATGCAAGTCTCGTGGCGGCTGAAGGATGCAAGTCTCGATGCGGCTGGAGGAAGCAAAGTTCATGGCCGTTGGAAGAGGGTCAAGCTCGACGGCTCCTCCTTGG ATGTGGCGGTTATGAATTCAGCTACTTCGAAGGATCCGAAGATTTTGAACAAGGAGAAAGTTAATGAGATGGAGCAAGCAAACATGGGTCATCGCCACATTTCTTG GAAGCATGTATGGTCAAACTTCTGTGTCTTTCGTGTAATAACGAGAAGTTGCTTGACGACGATGCTGTTCTTTAGGATGTCGGAGTCCGGAACAAGTCTCAG CATGAATACAGATCTCATTTGTTCCATATGTGACGAAGAAGGGTCCGGGAAGACACTCGAAGAGGAAGAAGCATCATCTATTTTGTTCACTCCACAAGATTTGTTAGATAGTAGCGGTAGGTTGTCGACCAAACATAGTTATGTCGCTCAACACTTGATTGATGTCGGGATGTTCATCAACGAACAG GGCACTGTGATTACATAG